Proteins encoded by one window of Lathyrus oleraceus cultivar Zhongwan6 chromosome 1, CAAS_Psat_ZW6_1.0, whole genome shotgun sequence:
- the LOC127117736 gene encoding uncharacterized protein LOC127117736, whose translation MAKSSKRSVANGSSSSNNKNTKKKKMNKTGPEGVAMKAKAPKVNINPFESIWSRKKFDILGQKRKGETKRTGLARSTGIEKRKKTLLKEYEQSTKSSQFVDKRIGENDESIDDFGKAIMRSQRERQLNVKQSKKSKYHLSDGEDDDGFEGIDTLGGDDYEDDMLDEDDNDETYKRSDLGQRLNAHGMQSPGETGGADGGENRHKTKKEVMNEIIAKSKFYKAQKAKEKEEDGDLVDELDKNFTSLAHSEALLSLTEPNKRKALNALVNSSKSNEKSDKDNLSATPTMDKSVKEKPDEYDQLVRQMGFEMRARPSDRLKTPEEIAQEERERLEELEELRQKRMTAAEDSSEEDDEDSEKPSKQKQRSVSGDDLGDSFSVDEETITKKGLIDLILERKDEEDSSGEDDDGEDDDEEDSDDSEGSEDPDEGTGDDLDDNKKDTTLKDWEQSDDDDISVGSEDEDDDDEERAAEELDEIKGLNSRIHKKAKRNDSVESVKGDDDSSDAKKLVVGEKMSKVLEIPYIIEAPKTFEELCSLVDKRSNSDIILIINRIRKSNAITLAAENRKKVQVFYGVLLQYFAVLTNKKPLNVELVNMLVKPLVEISTEIPYFAAICARRRIETTRKQFVDSIKNAENSSWPSSKTLCLFRLWSMIFPCSDFRHPVMTPVVLLMCEYLMRCPITSCRDIAIGSFLCSMLLSVFKQSKKFCPEAIIFIQTLLLATTESKHISCEDSQLYHLMELKDLKPLVRINESVDKINALNFFKLIDMPEDSSFFTTDDFRASVLVTVVETLQGYINAYKDLSSFPEIFLPILKLLLEIAEQKNMPTALQDKVKDVAELIKLKADEHHALRRPLKMRKQKPVPIRLLNPKFEENYIKGVDYDPDHHRAELKKLNRLWKRERKGAARELRKDNYFLLEVKEKERSLQEKARAEKYGRAKAFLQEQEHAFKSGQLGKGKKRSR comes from the exons ATGGCGAAATCATCAAAACGCAGCGTCGCCAATGGaagcagcagcagcaacaacaagaacacgaagaagaagaagatgaacaagACAGGTCCCGAAGGCGTAGCGATGAAAGCAAAGGCTCCTAAGGTGAACATCAACCCTTTCGAGTCGATATGGTCTCGTAAGAAGTTCGACATATTAGGCCAGAAGCGTAAAGGAGAAACCAAACGCACGGGTTTGGCTCGTTCCACCGGTATCGAGAAGAGGAAGAAGACGCTTCTTAAGGAGTATGAGCAGAGTACTAAATCTTCACAGTTTGTTGATAAGCGAATCGGCGAGAATGATGAATCGATTGATGATTTTGGAAAAGCTATTATGAGATCGCAGCGAGAACGTCAG TTGAATGTGAAGCAAAGTAAGAAAAGCAAGTATCATTTGTCAGATGGAGAAGATGATGATGGGTTTGAAGGAATTGATACTCTTGGAGGGGATGACTATGAGGATGATATGCTTGATGAAGATGATAATGATGAAACATATA AAAGATCCGATTTGGGTCAGCGTCTTAATGCTCATGGTATGCAGAGTCCGGGGGAAACTGGTGGAGCAGATGGTGGGGAAAAT AGACATAAAACCAAGAAGGAAGTGATGAATGAAATTATCGCAAAAAGCAAGTTTTACAAG GCtcaaaaagcaaaagaaaaggAAGAAGATGGCGACCTGGTGGATGAATTAGATAAGAACTTCACTTCTCTAGCTCATTCAGAGGCCTTGTTGTCTCTAACTGAACCAAACAAGAGGAAAGCTTTGAATGCTCTGGTGAACAGTAGTAAATCAAATGAAAAAAGTGATAAAGATAACCTGTCTGCTACACCGACAATGGATAAATCTGTAAAG GAAAAGCCTGATGAATATGACCAACTTGTCAGACAAATGGGATTTGAAATGCGTGCTCGCCCTTCAGATAGACTGAAGACACCAGAGGAGATTGCTCAGGAGGAAAGAGAACGTCTAGAGGAGTTGGAG GAACTACGGCAGAAGAGGATGACTGCTGCTGAAGATTCAagtgaagaagatgatgaagattCAGAAAAGCCATCAAAACAGAAACAACGATCTGTCTCTGGTGATGACCTTGGTGATTCTTTCTCTGTTGATGAAGAAACTATAACTAAAAAGGGTTTGATTGATTTGATTCTTGAGAGAAAAGATGAGGAAGATTCTTCTGGTGAAGATGATGAtggtgaggatgatgatgaggaagattctgatgattcAGAAGGCTCTGAAGATCCTGATGAAGGAACAGGAGACGATCTTGACGATAACAAAAAGGATACTACTTTGAAAGATTGGGAACaaagtgatgatgatgatatcAGTGTTGGTTcagaagatgaagatgatgatgatgaagaaagAGCCGCAGAAGAACTTGATGAGATAAAAGGATTAAACTCTAGGATTCATAAAAAAGCAAAGAGAAATGATTCTGTTGAAAGTGTAAAGGGAGATGATGATTCCTCGGATGCTAAGAAGTTAGTTGTTGGAGAGAAGATGTCAAAAGTGTTAGAGATTCCTTATATAATTGAAGCTCCAAAGACCTTTGAAGAATTATGTTCACTGGTGGATAAACGTTCAAATTCTGACATTATTTTGATCATCAATCGGATCCGGAAAAGCAATGCAATCACACTTGCTGCAGAAAATCGAAAGAAAGTGCAA GTATTTTATGGAGTCTTATTGCAGTATTTTGCTGTTTTAACAAATAAGAAACCATTGAATGTTGAGTTAGTTAATATGCTGGTGAAACCATTGGTAGAGATAAGTACGGAAATCCCATACTTTGCTGCAATATGTGCTCGTCGCAGAATAGAAACCACTAGAAAGCAATTTGTTGATAGTATAAAGAACGCAG AAAATAGCAGTTGGCCTTCTTCAAAGACGCTGTGTCTCTTTCGATTGTGGTCCATGATATTTCCATGTTCCGATTTTAGACATCCAGTTATGACTCCGGTGGTACTATTGATGTGTGAATATCTGATGCGTTGCCCAATAACATCTTGCCGGGATATTGCCATTGGCTCTTTCTTATGCTCAATGCTTCTTTCT GTATTTAAACAGTCTAAAAAATTCTGTCCCGAAGCAATAATATTTATTCAAACTTTGCTGCTGGCAACCACTGAAAGCAAACACATCTCATGTGAAGATTCTCAG TTATATCATCTTATGGAACTAAAAGATCTCAAGCCTCTAGTGCGCATAAATGAGTCAGTAGACAAGATTAATGCTCTGAATTTCTTTAAGTTAATAGACATGCCGGAAGACTCTTCTTTCTTCACTACTGATGATTTCAG GGCTAGTGTATTAGTTACTGTTGTTGAAACTCTACAAGGATATATCAATGCCTACAAAGACTTGAGTTCATTCCCGGAGATATTTCTACCAATTTTGAAATTATTACTTGAGATTGCCGAACAAAAAAATATGCCAACTGCGTTACAAGACAAAGTTAAAGATGTGGCTGAGCTGATTAAATTGAAAGCAGATGAACATCATGCTTTGAGGCGACCACTTAAAATGCGGAAACAAAAGCCAGTTCCAATTAGATTACTGAATCCCAAGTTTGAGGAGAA CTATATCAAGGGTGTAGATTATGATCCAGACCATCACCGTGCTGAATTGAAAAAATTGAATAGACTGTGGAAGCGGGAACGTAAAGGGGCTGCTCGTGAATTACGTAAAGACAACTACTTCTTACTTGAGGTGAAGGAAAAAGAAAGGTCTTTACAAGAGAAAGCAAGAGCTGAGAAGTATGGAAGGGCTAAAGCTTTCCTCCAAGAGCAAGAACATGCTTTTAAATCTGGACAACTAGGAAAAGGGAAGAAGAGAAGTAGATAG